The stretch of DNA AATAGTCCGCGTGATCTTTAAATGGAGGACAAGCCACCACTGGAAAATGCGTGTTGGCAGAGACGAGTCCGCTTAGAGCGTTGGAGCGACCCGCAATGGTCACGAAGACAACGGATTCTTTTTTTTCGTTGAACTTTTTAATGATTTCCAATGTTTTTTCGGGGACCTTGTGTGCGGAGGCCACATAAATTTCGTGCTTTACTCCATAATCGCTCAAGACCTTTGCAATAACTTTGGCATGATCGAGGTCAACGCTGGAACCGAGGATGAAGGGGACAATCATATGCTGTAGTTTTTAAGGTTAGCTTCAATGCGTGAGAGCGGTTCTCCCGGATGGCCCACAAAGGCTTGCCCGGTGATCATTTCATACGCCTGAATGTATTTTTCAGCCGTTTCCACAATAACATCTTCCGGAATCTTTGGCACTTCTCCTTCCCCACGATAATCTTGATTCGCGAGCCAGAGGCGCAAGAATTCTTTGTTGATGTTGTCCGGCTCCTGCCCCGCCGCCATTTTTGCTTCGTAGGTTTCGGCGATCCAGAAACGGGAAGAGTCCGGCGTGTGGATTTCATCAATCACCACGATTTTTCCATCCGGATCGCGGCCAAATTCGTATTTGGTGTCCACCAGGATCACTCCTTGGCGTGCCGCAATTTCCACCCCACGCATGTAGAGGCCCAAAGCATAGTGAGAGAGTTGTTGCCATTCTTCCATGGTCACGAGTCCCCGTTCCACTGCTTCAATTCCACTGAGGTTCGCATCGTGCTCCCCGTGCGCCGCTTTGGTGGTGGGCGTGAGGATGGGTTCCGGCAGTCGTTGATTTTTCTTGAGTCCGTCCGGCAGTGTATTTCCACAAAAATTACGGACGCCTTTTTCGTAATTGTACCAAGCGGAGGTGGTGGTGGAACCGGTGATGTACCCGCGCACAATCATCTCGAGCATGATGGGCTTGCACTCCTTCCCCACAATCACATTGGGGTCGGGGTAGGATTCAATATAGTTTGGGCAAATGTCTTTGGTGTTTTCAAACCAAAACTGTGTCATGGCGTTGAGCACTTCTCCTTTGAATGGGATGAGCGCAATGATGCGATCGAAAGCCGAAAGCCGGTCGGTGGTGATGAGAATTCGACGATTGCCTTGCGTGTAATTGTCACGAACTTTTCCTTCGTAATAAGTTCCAAGGTTCGTGAAATTCGTGCCTTTCAGAACGAGCGGGATCTGAGAGGCAATGGTGGCTCGGTCCATCATCGTGATTTGGTTAAGGGTATTTGTATTTTAAGGATGATGGGGGAAAGGGGCAAGAGGAGATGTCTCCTTTAATTGCTCTCTCCATCGTCCGGAGTCCCTTCACTTGTCACCCTTGCCACCGTATCTGCAATGGTTGCGTCAATGGCTCTCTGACCGATTTCAGCCTTCTCAGCGCGGTAAGTCTCCAGAAGGGCTAAGATATTTGTGTGAATAGTACTATAACTCTCGAGTGCTTCCTGAGTTGCATCCTCCGCTTTATTAAGGGTAGACTCTCGTCTCACCAAGCTTGCCTCCGCTTCCTCTAATGCTGTTTGTGTCACAGGGTTAAGCGTTTCATTTGGCTTCACGCGTTGAGCTAATTTTTCTCCGAAACGAGTAATGTTCCAATCTAAACTTTTATCTACGAAATAAGCTTTTACTTTGGCTCTGTGGGTTTTCAATTCTTCCAGAGCCCTTCTTGCTCGTAACAAAATCGTAAGTTCTTCACTCAACATCTGGATCTTTGCAGGCAGTGTTTCTGTTCCCGAAGGAAGTTCTCCTATCTTTTCAAACTTTTCTGACCAATCGGCCATGGCTGCGTCCAATTCATCGCTGCATCTTTTGATGTCAGGATAGGGACTAGGAACACCCACCCGCGCCTCATCCAGTTTAACACGAGCCTGGAGTTCTGCCTCACTGGCTTGAGGGCGCAGGCCCCATGCACTCATCGCACCATCCAATTTAAAGGCTACATCGGCATCCACCAATTCATCACTTTCCTCAAAAATGCTCACTGCCTCTAGGACAGAGGCCCGATTTGTCTCATTTTGGAGCAGGTCCATAATCCTTTGGCCGAGTGAATTTGGTTCTTCTCTGGGTGCGTTACTCATAAATCAATAGGTTAATTGAGTTGATTATAACTTAATTTATCGATTTAGTCAATCCGTGGGCTTTAGCCAATTAAGCTACAGCCCCATAGTACCATGGCTAGCGTTGTTACAAGCTCAACAACACCTATCCTTTAAGAGCTCCTTCCTCCGTTAAGAGTTGTTTTTTGAGGGCGGCGCCACGGTTGTATTCGCCCAAGGCTCCGTCGCTGCGAATGACGCGGTGGCACGGGATTTTGGGGTCGTAGTTTTGCTTAAGGAGTGTGCCGACTGCACGAGCGGCACCGGGATGTCCGGCCAGGGCAGCCACTTCTTTGTAGCTTCGCACCTCTCCTTTGGGGATCTTTTGTACCACGGCAAAAACTTGTTCCCTAAAATCCATGCGCCCAGTTTAACGCAAAGAAACTTTAAATACGAATGAATTGATCTTTTGCGGCTTGATATTCTTTTGTGAACTTTGGCAAATCCTCCTTATAATAAACCTGCAAAAGCTGATCCATTTCTTTCTCTAAACCGGCATCGGCCTTCACCAAAAGCTTGATGAATGTTTTGTTTTGAGGATTTTGATCCAAAATTTCGTGGCAAGCCTTTACTGCATTTTCGTAGTCATTTTTCTGTAGCATTACGGTGATTTGCTTTTCGGCTTCGGTGAAATAGGCCTCAATCTCTTCTTTTTTACCCTCTTGAATTTTTTCTTGGACTTTTTGAAGGCGGTTTTGGAGGCTGCGGGAGCTCGGCAAAATGCTGAGCAGTCTCTGGTAAACGGCGGCCAAGGCGGCGTAATCCTTTTTTTCTATGAGTTGGGCCACAATCTGAGAATCCAGCTTGTTCTTAACATATTCCTCTTGAGCTTCATGCAAAAATTGGAGGAATCTGCTCTCCTCCGGAAACTGGAGTAAAGCTTGCTGAGCGCTCAAAAGCAGTGCGT from Candidatus Gracilibacteria bacterium encodes:
- a CDS encoding AIR carboxylase family protein is translated as MIVPFILGSSVDLDHAKVIAKVLSDYGVKHEIYVASAHKVPEKTLEIIKKFNEKKESVVFVTIAGRSNALSGLVSANTHFPVVACPPFKDHADYLANIHSTLQMPGETPSLTVVDPKNAAQAVVRILALTDKDLAKKVKNHIKVVQNSFDTKPITSGSEAQAKQ
- a CDS encoding phosphoribosylaminoimidazolesuccinocarboxamide synthase, with translation MDRATIASQIPLVLKGTNFTNLGTYYEGKVRDNYTQGNRRILITTDRLSAFDRIIALIPFKGEVLNAMTQFWFENTKDICPNYIESYPDPNVIVGKECKPIMLEMIVRGYITGSTTTSAWYNYEKGVRNFCGNTLPDGLKKNQRLPEPILTPTTKAAHGEHDANLSGIEAVERGLVTMEEWQQLSHYALGLYMRGVEIAARQGVILVDTKYEFGRDPDGKIVVIDEIHTPDSSRFWIAETYEAKMAAGQEPDNINKEFLRLWLANQDYRGEGEVPKIPEDVIVETAEKYIQAYEMITGQAFVGHPGEPLSRIEANLKNYSIGLSPSSSVPALTSIMPKLLQRSGAIME
- a CDS encoding MGMT family protein yields the protein MDFREQVFAVVQKIPKGEVRSYKEVAALAGHPGAARAVGTLLKQNYDPKIPCHRVIRSDGALGEYNRGAALKKQLLTEEGALKG